The following proteins come from a genomic window of Megalops cyprinoides isolate fMegCyp1 chromosome 6, fMegCyp1.pri, whole genome shotgun sequence:
- the mcm2 gene encoding DNA replication licensing factor MCM2, translated as MADSSESFHMATSPSRGSRRGDLTSSPGRDLPPFEDESEGLLGDEHLPDEEEEDGEELIGDGMERDYRAIPELDRYEAEGLDEEEDYSELSPGARAAAEEAMRRRDREQGLSGRMRRGLLYDSEDEDEDRPARKRRLAERAAEGAGAEGEDEEMIESIENLEDMKGHSVREWVSMAAPRLEIYHRFKNFLRTHVDENGHNVFKEKISDMCKENKESLVVNYEDLAAREHVLAYFLPEAPTEMLKIFDEAAKEVVLAMYPKYDRIAHEIHVRICNLPLVEELRSLRQLHLNQLIRTSGVVTSCTGVLPQLGMVKYNCNKCNFILGPFFQSQNQEVKPGSCPECQSLGPFEINMEETVYQNYQRITIQESPGKVAAGRLPRSKDAILLADLVDSCKPGDEIELTGIYNNNYDGSLNMANGFPVFATVIMANHIARKDEGVAVSELTDEDVKAIVALSKDERIGERIFASIGPSIYGHEDIKRGLALALFGGEPKNPGGKHKVRGDINVLLCGDPGTAKSQFLKYVEKVANRAVFTTGQGASAVGLTAYVQRHPVSREWTLEAGALVLADRGVCLIDEFDKMNDQDRTSIHEAMEQQSISISKAGIVTSLQARCTVIAAANPIGGRYDPSLTFSENVDLTEPIVSRFDILCVVRDTVDPVQDEMLARFVVGSHIKHHPSNKEGGMAGLEEMVLPNSSDVPPIPQELLRKYIMYAKERVRPKLNQMDQDKVARIYSDLRKESMATGSIPITVRHIESMIRMAEAHARMHLRDYVLEDDVNMAIRVMLESFIDTQKFSVMRSMRKTFARYLAFRRDNNELLLFILKQLVSEQVAYQRNRYGAQQDTIEIPEKDLVDKARQISIHNLSAFYDSELFRSNKFSHDSKKKLIMQQF; from the exons ATGGCG GACTCCTCTGAATCGTTTCACATGGCAACCAGCCCCAGCCGGGGCTCCAGGCGTGGGGACCTTACCTCCAGCCCCGGGCGAGATCTTCCTCCTTTCGAAGATGAGTCTGAGGGGCTGCTGGGGGACGAGCATTTGCCGgacgaagaggaggaagatggggAGGAGTTAATCGGCGATGGGATGGAGAG GGACTACCGGGCCATCCCAGAGCTGGACCGATACGAGGCAGAGGGActggatgaggaggaggactACTCTGAGCTGTCCCCTGGGGCCAGGGCGGCAGCGGAAGAGGCCATGAGGCGGCGGGACAGGGAGCAGGGGCTCAGTGGGCGCATGAGGAGGGGCCTGCTGTATG aCAGTGAGGATGAAGACGAAGACCGACCGGCGAGGAAGCGCAGGCTGGCGGAACGTGCCGCCGAGGGAGCCGGCGCGGAGGGCGAGGATGAGGAGATGATCGAGAGCATTGAGAACCTGGAGGACATGAAGGGCCACTCTGTGCGGGAGTGGGTGTCTATGGCCGCCCCCCGCCTGGAGATCTACCACCGCTTCAAAAACTTCCTGCGCACACATGTGGATGAAAACGGGCACAACGTGTTCAAGGAGAAGATCAGTGACATGTGCAAAG aaaacaagGAGAGCTTGGTGGTGAACTATGAGGACTTGGCTGCTCGGGAGCATGTGCTGGCCTATTTCCTGCCAGAGGCCCCCACAGAGATGCTGAAGATCTTTGATGAAGCTGCCAAGGAGGTTGTGCTTGCCATGTACCCCAAATACGACCGCATCGCTCATGAGATCCATGTCCGCATCTGCAATCTGCCTCTGGTGGAAGAGCTGCGTTCTCTCAG GCAACTGCATCTGAACCAGCTGATTCGTACCAGCGGAGTGGTGACCAGTTGCACAGGAGTGCTGCCCCAGCTTGGCATGGTCAAATATAACTGTAACAAGTGTAACTTCATCCTGGGGCCATTCTTCCAGTCCCAGAACCAGGAGGTCAAGCCAGGCTCCTGTCCTGAGTGTCAGTCCCTCGGGCCCTTTGAGATCAACATGGAGGAA ACAGTGTATCAGAACTACCAGCGCATCACCATCCAGGAGAGCCCTGGGAAGGTGGCCGCTGGCAGGCTTCCACGCTCCAAGGACGCCATACTGCTCGCTGACCTGGTGGACAGCTGCAAACCTGGGGATGAAATC GAACTGACGGGGatctacaataacaactatgACGGCTCACTCAACATGGCCAATGGCTTCCCAGTGTTTGCCACAGTGATAATGGCCAATCACATTGCACGGAAGGATGAAGGAGTGGCTGTGTCAGAGCTCACAGATGAGGATGTGAAGGCTATTGTGGCACTCTCCAAGGATGAGCGCATTGGCGAGAGG ATCTTTGCAAGCATTGGTCCCTCCATCTATGGTCATGAGGACATCAAGAGAGGTCTGGCCCTGGCACTATTTGGTGGTGAACCAAAGAACCCAG GCGGGAAGCACAAGGTCCGTGGTGACATCAACGTGCTGCTATGTGGGGACCCTGGCACAGCCAAGTCCCAGTTCCTGAAATACGTGGAGAAGGTGGCCAACAGGGCGGTGTTCACCACAGGCCAGGGTGCCTCTGCTGTGGGTCTCACGGCCTACGTCCAGCGGCACCCCGTCAGTCGGGAGTGGACGCTGGAGGCTGGAGCTCTGGTGCTCGCTGACCGAGGCGTCTGCCTGATTGATGAGTTTGACAAg ATGAACGATCAGGACAGAACCAGTATCCACGAGGCCATGGAGCAGCAGAGCATCTCCATCTCCAAGGCTGGCATCGTCACTTCCCTGCAGGCCCGCTGCACTGTCATCGCCGCAGCCAATCCCATCG GTGGGCGCTATGACCCCTCTCTTACCTTCTCGGAGAACGTGGACTTGACTGAACCCATTGTTTCCCGTTTTGATATCTTGTGCGTGGTTAGGGACACAGTGGATCCAGTGCAG GACGAGATGCTGGCTCGCTTCGTGGTGGGCAGCCACATCAAACACCACCCCAGCAATAAAGAAGGCGGCATGGCCGGGCTGGAAGAGATGGTGCTGCCCAACTCCTCGGACGTACCGCCCATCCCTCAAGAGCTGCTGAGGAAGTACATCATGTACGCCAAGGAGCGCGTGCGACCCAAGCTCAACCAAATGGACCAGGACAAGGTGGCCCGCATCTACAGTGACCTGCGCAAAGAGTCCATG GCCACAGGCAGCATTCCCATCACAGTTCGTCACATTGAGTCGATGATCCGCATGGCGGAGGCCCACGCCAGGATGCACTTGCGCGATTACGTGCTGGAAGACGACGTCAACATGGCCATCCGTGTCATGCTGGAGAGCTTCATCGACACCCAGAAGTTCAGCGTCATGCGGAGCATGAGGAAG ACCTTTGCCCGGTACCTGGCCTTCAGACGAGACAACAACgagctgctgctgttcatcCTGAAGCAGCTGGTGTCTGAGCAGGTGGCGTATCAGCGCAATCGCTACGGAGCCCAGCAGGACACCATCGAGATCCCGGAGAAGGATCTGGTCGATAAG GCCAGACAGATCAGCATCCACAACCTTTCTGCATTCTATGACAGCGAGCTCTTCCGCTCCAACAAATTCTCTCACGACTCTAAGAAGAAGCTCATCATGCAGCAGTTCTGA
- the ccdc51 gene encoding mitochondrial potassium channel, whose product MRYRGDWVISRSYGTSSYLVQLPCKLRAEGLASRGYCTQHQSPKDEPGKSGPTHQQRAIAAFQNLTELGKQWGQSAVKTASVTTNYWWEKYEEFVGLNEVRDAQMKVTEAEKAFMVARGMVREAHGSLEALQGRLKEVRDRLDRVSREEAHYLELATLEHKLLQEERRLRTAYENAEGAERERFSMFSAAVRESHEKERTRAERTKNWSVIGSVLGALIGVMGSTYVNRVRLQELKSLLQEAQKGPVSLQEAIKVQASLHRSQQQELKDIIDTLRGALQDKRTEEDRAAKALPVPAPATISQSPPPSAFDSALRELMLSTQKAHTLVEGLQPQMAHLEQSMCKVESELQAVRVSIDTHHSMEKPVVSTQDSQVLVCDTEGVMHGLAQTEKRLEAQINKTTLYSTVLTYTAFAITVPLLYVIFKGS is encoded by the exons ATGAGGTACAGAGGGGACTGGGTAATATCACGGAGCTATGGCACAAGCAGCTATCTTGTTCAGCTCCCGTGCAAGCTTAGGGCAGAAGGTCTTGCAAGCAGAGGCTACTGCACTCAGCATCAAAGTCCAAAAGATGAACCTGGTAAATCTGGGCCGACGCACCAACAGCGTGCAATAGCCGCCTTTCAGAACCTTACTGAGCTTGGAAAGCAGTGGGGACAGAGTGCAGTCAAAACTGCCTCAGTCACAACCAACTACTGGTGGGAAAAGTATGAAGAGTTTGTGGGTCTAAACGAAGTGAGGGATGCGCAGATGAAGGTCACTGAG GCGGAGAAGGCCTTCATGGTAGCAAGGGGGATGGTTCGTGAGGCCCATGGGAGCTTGGAGGCTCTCCAGGGGCGGCTAAAAGAGGTGAGAGACCGGCTGGACCGGGTGTCTCGTGAGGAGGCTCACTACCTGGAGTTGGCCACACTGGAACACAAGCTGCTGCAG GAGGAGCGACGTCTGCGGACAGCTTATGAAAATGCAGAGGGGGCTGAGCGGGAGAGGTTTTCGAtgttttcagctgctgtgcGTGAGAGCCATGAGAAAGAAAGGACCAGGGCAGAGCGCACCAAGAACTGGTCTGTCATTGGCTCTGTGCTTGGGGCATTGATCGGGGTCATGGGGTCCACCTACGTCAACAGAGTACGCCTTCAGGAACTGAAGAGCCTGCTACAGGAGGCTCAGAAGGGACCAGTGAGTCTGCAGGAAGCCATCAAAGTGCAGGCCAGCTTGCATAGGTCtcagcagcaggagctgaaaGACATTATTGACACCCTGAGGGGGGCTCTGCAGGataagaggacagaggaggacagagcagcCAAGGCACTGCCAGTCCCAGCCCCTGCCACTATCTCCCAGAGCCCCCCTCCCAGTGCCTTTGACTCAGCCCTGAGGGAGCTGATGCTGTCCACCCAGAAAGCCCACACTCTCGTGGAGGGCCTCCAGCCTCAGATGGCTCATCTGGAACAGAGTATGTGCAAAGTGGAATCTGAACTTCAGGCAGTCAGGGTATCGATTGATACGCACCACAGCATGGAGAAGCCAGTTGTCAGCACCCAGGATTCACAGGTGTTAGTATGTGACACAGAGGGTGTCATGCATGGGCTGGCCCAGACTGAGAAGAGGCTTGAGGCCCAGATTAACAAGACTACTTTGTACAGCACAGTTTTGACATACACTGCCTTTGCGATTACTGTACCACTGCTGTATGTAATATTCAAAGGCAGTTGA
- the tma7 gene encoding translation machinery-associated protein 7: MSGREGGKKKPLKQPKKQAKDMDDDDMAFKQKQKEEQKQLDALKAKAAGKGPLSGGGIKKSGKK, encoded by the exons ATGTCTggaagagagg GTGGTAAGAAGAAACCCCTAAAACAGCCCAAGAAGCAGGCAAAGGATATGGATGAT GACGACATGGccttcaaacagaaacagaaggaaGAGCAGAAACAGCTGGATGCATTGAAAGCGAAGGCTGCTGGGAAAGGGCCACTGA GTGGGGGAGGAATCAAGAAGTCTGGAAAGAAATGA
- the LOC118779552 gene encoding deoxyribonuclease-1-like: protein MKIASFNVQRFGQNKISDPAVLATLVKIVSRYDIIVILEVVDISGISVNSFLKELNRVNKKHHYTLKISTRLGRSRYKEQFMFLYRDDFVDLVGSYQYEDNQKGDEDAFAREPYILRFTCPNTELKDLVLIPVHTKPDDSEKELDELYDVFQAVKKKWKTDNIMILGDFNADGAYVSNKKMKEIRIRSDKNFHWLIGDDVDTTANTGNDHTYDRIVVYGDDMLKAVVPNSAQPFNFQKAFGLTEESALNVSDHYPVEVELKTRTARGQSSGNQYPVDVKNTDVEDLLELKKGNLLLEREKLDLEIKMLKLKMAKLEQNK from the exons ATGAAGATTGCATCTTTTAATGTGCAGAGATTTGGGCAGAATAAAATTTCAGACCCAGCTGTCCTGGCTACTCTGGTCAAg ATTGTGTCACGTTATGACATCATTGTGATTCTGGAGGTGGTGGATATAAGTGGGATTTCGGTCAACAGCTTCTTGAAGGAGCTTAACAG GGTGAATAAGAAACATCACTACACACTGAAAATCAGCACCCGATTGGGAAGATCCAGATACAAGGAGCAGTTCATGTTTCTTTACAG GGATGATTTCGTAGATTTGGTGGGTTCCTACCAGTATGAGGACAACCAAAAGGGAGATGAGGATGCATTTGCCAGAGAGCCCTATATTCTGCGCTTCACCTGTCCgaacacag AGCTGAAGGACCTGGTGCTGATCCCAGTTCACACCAAGCCTGATGATTCAGAGAAGGAGCTGGATGAGCTCTATGATGTCTTCCAGGCAGTGAAAAAGAAGTGGAAAACTGAT AACATAATGATCCTGGGTGACTTCAATGCAGATGGTGCCTATGTctctaataaaaaaatgaaagagattcGCATCCGGAGTGACAAGAATTTCCATTGGCTGATTGGAGACGACGTTgacacaacagcaaatacagGGAATGACCACACCTACGACAG GATCGTAGTTTATGGGGATGACATGCTTAAAGCTGTGGTGCCAAACTCTGCCCAACCATTCAACTTCCAAAAGGCATTTGGACTGACAGAAGAAAGT GCTCTCAACGTGAGTGATCATTACCCGGTGGAAGTGGAGCTGAAGACACGCACGGCCAGGGGCCAAA GTTCTGGAAACCAATACCCTGTTGAtgtgaaaaacactgatgtTGAAGACTTGTTGGAACTAAAAAAAGGCAACTTGCTGTTGGAACGAGAGAAGCTTGATTTGGagattaaaatgttaaaactgaaGATGGCCAAActtgaacaaaacaaataa
- the LOC118779452 gene encoding deoxyribonuclease gamma-like, which produces MKVASFNVQKFGPHKVSDKDVLSSLIKIVSRYGIILILEVVDIKGKAMTTFLKELNKANPKNPYTMQISSRLGRNSYKEQFMFLYREDLVKLKDTYQYEDNQAGDEDAFAREPYILRFTCVNTALKDLVLIPVHTKPEDSEKELDELYDVFEAVREKWKTDDIMILGDFNADGAYVSRKKMKKIRIRSDKNFHWLIGDDVDTTANTTNDHTYDRIVVYGDDMLEAIVPNSAQPFDFHKAFGLTEEMALKISDHYPVEVELRATKTKRRKAKSAVTPRAVKKTKR; this is translated from the exons ATGAAAGTAGCATCTTTTAACGTCCAGAAGTTCGGACCACATAAAGTGTCGGACAAAGatgttctctcctctctcatcaaG ATTGTGTCTCGATATGGTATAATCCTGATCCTTGAGGTGGTTGACATCAAAGGAAAGGCCATGACCACATTTCTGAAGGAGCTGAATAA GGCTAATCCTAAGAATCCCTACACCATGCAGATTAGCTCCAGGCTGGGACGCAATTCCTACAAGGAACAGTTTATGTTCCTCTACCG AGAGGACCTGGTGAAGCTGAAAGACACCTATCAGTACGAGGACAACCAGGCGGGGGACGAAGATGCCTTCGCCAGGGAGCCCTACATACTGCGCTTTACCTGTGTGAACACAG CGCTGAAGGACCTGGTGCTGATCCCAGTGCACACCAAGCCTGAGGACTCAGAGAAGGAGCTGGATGAGCTCTATGATGTCTTTGAGGCTGTAAGGGAAAAGTGGAAGACTGAT GACATCATGATCCTTGGAGACTTTAACGCAGACGGTGCTTACGTGTCCcggaagaagatgaagaagattAGAATCCGCAGTGACAAGAACTTCCACTGGCTGATTGGGGATGATGTGGACACCACTGCAAACACAACAAATGACCACACCTATGACAG GATTGTTGTTTATGGGGACGACATGCTGGAAGCCATAGTGCCCAACTCAGCTCAACCATTTGATTTCCACAAAGCCTTTGGCCTAACAGAGGAGATG GCTCTAAAGATAAGTGACCACTATCCTGTGGAAGTGGAGCTAAGAGCGACCAAGACGAAGAGAAGAAAAGCGAAGTCTGCAGTCACTCCCAGAGCTGTGAAAAAGACCAAGAGATAG